The following are encoded in a window of Rosa chinensis cultivar Old Blush chromosome 4, RchiOBHm-V2, whole genome shotgun sequence genomic DNA:
- the LOC112197197 gene encoding protein RNA-directed DNA methylation 3, translating into MRVNISAGCVVVALLCVFLVSDSAVGDEDPKVKDDKHLFFKRPVPHFVKGGGLGGGIGGGAWKISSRWTWRRSRRWVRRWRWPWRRGWSRGRCRRRFRRWRWTWTWWVGRRWRSRWRCRRRFRRWRWTWTWWGSRWRRWTWPRWGSRWRRWTWTWWGSRWRRWTWPPWRCWGLGGGAGGGGGLGGGAGGGGGLGGGGGAGGGAGGGFGGGVGGGAGGGVGGGAGGGGGFGGGGGVGAGAGAGGGFGAGGGVGGGGGGGFGGGGGGGFGAGGGAGFGGGAGFGGGGGH; encoded by the exons ATGAGGGTCAACATTTCAGCTGGCTGTGTTGTGGTGGCTCTCCTGTGTGTGTTTCTTGTGAGCGATTCGGCTGTGGGTGATGAAGATCCTAAGGTTAAGGACGATAAACACTTGTTTTTTAAGCGCCCAGTCCCGCATTTTGTTAAGGGAGGAGGCCTAGGTGGAGGCATTGGTGGAGGAG CATGGAAGATTTCCTCGAGGTGGACTTGGCGGCGGTCTAGGAGGTGGGTTAGGAGGTGGCGGTGGCCTTGGAGGAGGGGGTGGTCTAGGGGGAGGTGCAGGAGGCGGTTTAGGCGGTGGAGGTGGACTTGGACATGGTGGGTTGGGAGGCGGTGGAGGTCTAGGTGGAGGTGCAGGAGGCGGTTTAGGCGGTGGAGGTGGACTTGGACATGGTGGGGGTCTAGGTGGCGGAGGTGGACTTGGCCACGGTGGGGGTCTAGGTGGCGGAGGTGGACTTGGACATGGTGGGGGTCTAGGTGGAGGAGGTGGACTTGGCCACCGTGGCGGTGCTGGGGCCTTGGCGGTGGAGCTGGAGGAGGTGGTGGCCTTGGCGGTGGAGCTGGAGGAGGTGGTGGacttggaggtggaggtggagcgGGAGGTGGTGCAGGTGGAGGCTTTGGCGGTGGTGTAGGTGGCGGGGCTGGAGGAGGTGTTGGAGGTGGTGCTGGTGGAGGGGGTGGGTTTGGGGGTGGTGGAGGAGTTGGTGCTGGAGCCGGTGCTGGAGGAGGGTTTGGAGCTGGTGGTGGAGTAGGGGGCGGAGGAGGTGGTGGGTTTGGTGGAGGTGGCGGAGGTGGTTTTGGTGCTGGTGGTGGGGCTGGCTTCGGTGGTGGAGCTGGATTCGGAGGTGGCGGCGGTCACTAG